Proteins encoded within one genomic window of Equus caballus isolate H_3958 breed thoroughbred chromosome 20, TB-T2T, whole genome shotgun sequence:
- the H2AC6 gene encoding histone H2A type 1-C — translation MSGRGKQGGKARAKAKSRSSRAGLQFPVGRVHRLLRKGNYAERVGAGAPVYLAAVLEYLTAEILELAGNAARDNKKTRIIPRHLQLAIRNDEELNKLLGRVTIAQGGVLPNIQAVLLPKKTESHHKAKGK, via the coding sequence ATGTCTGGCCGTGGCAAACAAGGAGGTAAAGCTCGCGCCAAGGCGAAGTCTCGTTCTTCTCGCGCTGGTCTACAGTTCCCCGTAGGCCGAGTACATCGCCTTCTCCGCAAAGGCAACTACGCCGAGCGGGTTGGGGCTGGCGCGCCGGTGTACCTGGCGGCGGTGCTGGAGTACCTGACGGCCGAGATCCTGGAGCTGGCGGGCAACGCGGCCCGCGACAACAAGAAGACGCGCATCATCCCGCGCCACCTGCAGCTGGCTATCCGCAACGATGAGGAGCTCAATAAGCTGCTGGGCCGCGTGACCATCGCTCAGGGCGGCGTCCTGCCCAATATCCAGGCCGTGCTGCTGCCCAAAAAGACCGAGAGTCACCACAAGGCTAAGGGCAAGTGA
- the H2BC4 gene encoding histone H2B type 1-C/E/F/G/I, translated as MPEPAKSAPAPKKGSKKAVTKAQKKDGKKRKRSRKESYSVYVYKVLKQVHPDTGISSKAMGIMNSFVNDIFERIAGEASRLAHYNKRSTITSREIQTAVRLLLPGELAKHAVSEGTKAVTKYTSSK; from the coding sequence ATGCCTGAGCCAGCGAAATCAGCTCCTGCCCCGAAGAAGGGCTCCAAGAAGGCGGTGACCAAGGCGCAGAAGAAGGACGGCAAGAAGCGCAAGCGCAGCCGCAAGGAGAGCTACTCCGTTTACGTGTACAAGGTGTTGAAGCAGGTCCACCCCGACACCGGCATCTCGTCCAAAGCCATGGGCATCATGAACTCGTTCGTCAACGACATCTTCGAGCGCATCGCGGGCGAGGCGTCGCGCCTGGCGCATTACAACAAGCGCTCGACCATCACCTCCAGGGAGATCCAGACGGCCGTGCGCCTGCTGCTGCCTGGGGAGCTGGCCAAGCACGCCGTGTCCGAGGGCACAAAGGCTGTCACCAAGTATACTAGCTCCAAGTAA